gcgatgctgttattccgctcctccgcccccccgccccggaatagcagcatcgcttctgccgctgctgtcttcatgcagggcaggagcatagcgatgttgctggcttcacctgtcccccaaagggtaaactaccctcccccccccccctccaggctcgctcccgtgtacttagcccctcctccctcccccctgagagcaggcagacacatcacttgactcaggtcagggctgtggccacaaaaaaatgaataaagtaatatagtggccaaacaaagcagttttgctgaagcagtgtatttaggaaaagtcttacattcacatttacaagcattatagataggatccttgtgacgggacaacccctttaaggcatcagTTGTGGGATCTGCAGGAAAATGGAGCAGAATGTTTCTTTTTCCAGCTTCCTTCTTTGTTCTCTGCAGAATCATGGCACTGATTttaaggtggaatctgcctcaaaatcagcgtcATATTCTGCCATGTTAACAGGgcttagggagcattatactgtgtcaggacTACTGGGGGCAGGGCCGGAGTTAGGgatggggcaaactgggcaattgcccagggctctagcacttgcaggggccccctggcgatagaatactttccctattgataaagtgcccagggccccattttgtctaaaaccggccctgctagggggacattatactatatggggtgtATCACAGTAGTTATGGCCACAGGCAGCAAAAGTCTGAGGTCTATTGGAGAGTTTTGTAGACATGATCTGTGCAGAGAGGGGATGATATAAGCTGtgccatctattgtcagtagtggatgcagtgAAGAGTCACTATTAGGATTATCTAAAGAGGTTTTACCTTTTTTCTATCTTATCCATCATGCAAATAAAGTGACtgctataaaaagaaaaaaaaaaggcctacAGAATTGACAATTCTTTCTATTATTAAGctaagtggccagagtgaaaattggatGATTTAGCACTTATTTTTAAATATAGCGACATGGAAATTTAGAAAGAAAATATCATCAAAATACCTTGAAAATTGATCGATTAAATTAAAGGTCACCCATGTACATGTGTAAATtccgccctctagtggtgatatTGGGAACAACAACTACAATGAAAGAAAATCTTACAATATAAAAGTTTCCATACAAGTTTATTTTAGAAGagtataaataataaattatCAGCAGCTACAGAGCACACAAAGGAAACACACAATATAACCTACACATAAATACAAGAATTCACAGTCCAGTTATATCAACCCCAATAAATAAAACGGACTCCTTGGAATTTTATTTAGTATTGTCATTGGATTATCTACTATATGGGGGCGCAGTTGCCCCTTGGTCCTAGTGTTTTAAGGGGACCAAAGACCCTTCAGTCATATAACATCAACCCGGTAATATACATGTCCTTTTATAGTTGGGGCTTGGGAGCTTCCAAATATGCCCCTAAATCTACAGTTATATGTGCACATGTTACGTAATCCTCAAACCTGCTGCACACTATAAAATCATGTTTAATAAGCAAATGAGGTTCAAGTGCAATGGGTCATGGCAGGGACTCCAAGGGCTCTGTAGCGAGGTATGAAACCCTAAAGCTCTATTCGCTTCATTGCACTTGAGCCATGGAAATGGTGCACCTATTGGAGTATCTGGAGGTATGATGTGGCTCAATGTACTGTGGCTGGCTCACTTCATTGTACAGCAAGTGCCTAGGCAGTCCGGGTTTCTCATTCAGAATACCACTGCATATGTAGGAGACGGTGGTTGACTGTCAGGACACATAATGGGTGATGTAACACCAAATCTACTTCTACTAAGTGTCTGGAAATGGtccaggcagagatgggggagggtatAATGAAGGTGTCACTTATGTCTGGTTGGTGGAAACTTTGGGAGCTGCTCGAGCTTGTTGGCAAGTCAAAAAATCCTCTGTGCTGATGGTCTGCCTATATGCCATATGCAAGTGCACCCACATAACTACTGCTCCCAACACCTTATAgcaactaccctgtttccctgaaaataagacaccccccttcacctcctggaccacctacaaccggcagtcatgctggtgctccgctaaggaagcaccgtcatgactgccgattgtcccccgctccagccgcggCATTAGACAtcacccgaaaataagacaggtcatgtatttcggaagagaatttaatatacgacactgtcttatttttggggaaacagggtaggtcaGAACAGGATAGATGTGGACAATTTGTCTTAATGACcgtcctgcttctctcagtctaATGATTCGCCCCCCTCAGTGTCTGTGAACTGGGAACAATGTCTTTCAATGCATCACAGAGGCACACCTAGCAGCCAACCATCTTTCTTCAAaatgtacactacccaaaagtttcTATCTCTATTTGTCAATCAGtgaatatatatagagagagagagaaaaaaaagagagtAAGAGAGTGAGactaccattaaagggattctccacctGCACCTGCGGTGTCCCAGTGGGTGGTCAGTGGTGCACCATTGAGGTCATTagcatattttaaagggattttgctaAAACTGAGACTAACCAATGTTTCCAGGATAGTAAAGTACCCTACAAGACACTGTATGTAGATGATATGTCATCTGGGATGTGGTAGACTCACTTTAGGATAATAAAAGGCCTTGTAATCCCTATAATGTCCTGCGCCCATTATATGACCAGGTAATTCAGGGTTAATAGATATATGTCCATATGTTATCAATGGTCTATGTAAAGTGCGGTGTGATGCTTGTGTTCTCTGGTGTCATCTACATTCATGGTGGTCCTTAGAGAAGGTGCTAAAAGTATTCTGGTGCAGGCTGGTCTTtactctcttctctctctgccGGCGGTTACAGAACCAAACTCGGACGACTTCCTTCTCCAGGTTAAGGCTTTCGGCCATTCTCATGATCTCTTGTGAGGAGGGTTTACTCTGTTCTCCAAAATGGGATTCTAAAGCTTCTTTCGCAGCAATGCTGTTATATGGAAACAGGGAATGAAAAACAAGTATGAGTAAAACATGAGTGttaccggttcacatctgtgtttggtattccgttcggggagtccacttggggacccccaaatggaataccaaagcattaaaaagtgatgagcaatgaaagcacatggaccccatagactataatggggtccgtttgttttccacatgagtcatgcagagagaaaaatacttcaagcATATCCAGATACTGTCATTTTTAGAAGATATGACACTCAAGACTGTAAGATGCAACAAGACTTAGAAGAATAAAAACTGAGATCATTACCTGATGGTTGTTCGGCGCTTTCTTTTCCGTTCATTGCCTCCAATCTTTTCATTGTACAAGGCTGTGCGGAGGCAAATACAGAATCATCATCACTTCAATGTCCAAGATAATctaaagaaaaatgctttcttCTCTACATTTGCAAagtaacactgcagaaaaaactgtggCGGAAATATATTGTGGTTTTATCTTCAGCGttgttttttgcattttcacagttttcctttgcggatTCTCTGCCCTTATAATATCTATATGGTACAGaccagcgtttccacaggtataatgcttttgaaaatgcagttttcatgctgcagattttatttgtcttcagtgtgtggatgggattagccagactccCATTCActatgtaggtactgtaaaacacaatgtTTCTTTTACAGCATTTCCGTTGCGTCAAatatgctgcattttcgcaacgtggggcttctgCCTCAAAATGCTTTGTAATTGTCatacttcgttcacatctgcgtcggtaatctatTTGGAGGAGTCCGcaaggggaccccccgaacggactaccaaacgcattttcaAGTGGCGTGCCATGAAAGCACAcgaatccccatagactataatggggtccatgtgcttgccgcgagatcttcgCAGGGAATATGAGGACAGGAAAGTGCTTCACAATCACGAATTATGCGGAGATTTATCagctacggaccccattatagtctatggggtccatgtgctgtcactgcacaccgcttgcaaatgcattcggtagtccattcagcgggtccccatgcagactccccgaatggattaccaaacgtagatgtgaaccaaggctaAAGCATTTTGTACCATTGTATTGTGATACAAGGAAAATATATCTGTTTAACGATTACAGTCTGCAGTCCAGTCATCTGTTTAAAGGGaaactcattattattattattattattattattattatgaaattTTAAATCCCAATATTTAAAAACTATTGAATCCAGATAGTAAAATCTGGttctgtatgtcacttttgtagattttgagaAAAACGACTTTGAATTATTTTGCAAATGGGGCGTTGGGGTAGACTTCAGCTCTCTGCAGCACTGTACTCGCCTCTTATACCCCCTACCACCTCCTGCCTGCACTACATTGTGCACTGGGAGTTGATCCTTCaattgctatgacatcacccatcctacctaagcagcaagagcagtgtacCCAGTGCACTTGGCCCGTTCCAGTGCACCATTTCACAATActccaaagttgtttttctccaaatctacaaaaatggcaTACTTAACAAAGGTTTGATATTTGTGTACTGTAATGTGCTGTGTAATGCAGTTGAATCTGCTTGGAATAGGGGATCGGTTTCCTCCCCCACTTCCAAAACATATTTGTATACCAGGTCAATCTGGAATTTAGCTACAGGAGAAAGGGACTAATGTCGGTGATGAGAATCTCTGTGCAGCATTGCAGAATACGCAGGcactataaataaaataatttgtaaTTCCATGATGACAATATTCAGTAAACATTATAAATCCAGGAACCCGGTGCACAATTCACACATTTAACTGGGGATTTTTTAATTCATTGCAGGTTGTGTTCTGCTGCCGGGCTTATTTGTCTAGACTCGATGTCATGTCCTGAGAACCTGTCAGGTGCAATAACGCTCTTTATGAACCTGATGTCAGGAGAGATAATAACGGTGACATATATAGCGGTGTCGCGGGTAGATTATCAGACAGACAGTTTATAGTTCATTCTGATTGGGCTATAAAACATTGGCAGCCATTTACTTTACCTCCAACTTGTTCGGCTTCGTCCAGCCACTTGGATAGGATGGATTTTAATTTACAGGCGTTTCTAAAACTCAACTGCAAATTTTCGAAGCGGCAGATGGTTGTTTGGCTGAATTCGGAGCCGTGTACAGCAGCGAGGGCTTCTCCGACATTTGTCTGAGTGTAACCTGCTTGAAAGTAATAAACAGATTTATACCTCAGGAAGAAGAAGGATCAACGCAACTTTTACTCAACTTATGCAACTCAACTGTATCAACGATaccgaaacgcagctttttttattgcagattttgctgcggttttttgagccaaagccaggagtggattgagcatgaggtagaagtaaaagaatttcctatatatttcccatttcttatgtagctattagagatgagcgaacactgttcggatcagccgatccgaacagcacgcacacatagaaatgaatggaagcacctgtgacgctgactttgccggtggccggctggcgtcacaggtgcttccattcatttctatgggagtgtgctgtttggatcg
This sequence is a window from Leptodactylus fuscus isolate aLepFus1 chromosome 2, aLepFus1.hap2, whole genome shotgun sequence. Protein-coding genes within it:
- the POU1F1 gene encoding pituitary-specific positive transcription factor 1 isoform X2, with protein sequence MSFQAFVTADTFVPINSDSSATFPLRMHHGTAEYLPVTNHTTNVVSTAGLHYPNPSCHYGNQQSTYGVMTVHTGSLPPCLMSASSCTLGHGFAPVHQTLLEDVTTTDFKQEFRRKSKVIEEPIDIDSPEIRELEKFANEFKVRRIKLGYTQTNVGEALAAVHGSEFSQTTICRFENLQLSFRNACKLKSILSKWLDEAEQVGALYNEKIGGNERKRKRRTTISIAAKEALESHFGEQSKPSSQEIMRMAESLNLEKEVVRVWFCNRRQREKRVKTSLHQNTFSTFSKDHHECR